GATCGCTTTTCTCCCGTATTGGGATAACGTTTTAAGTCTTGATTATTTGTGCTTTTTGTTTGTTTCACTTTTGTAGAACTAGAAGTAGTATCCGTTGTAGTATTAGACGGTAAAATCTGATTGTCTGTACTTGGTGTACTGCTTGTATCTGTGTTTTGGCCATTAGTGTTGGAATCATTAGTAGTTATATCATCTTTTTTATATTCGCCGATTGTAAAATTAAGCTAGACAACTAAAAAAGTCATTTGTGCTACACTCAAAATAGTTCCGTCCAAAGAATTATAAGGAGTGAGTACAAATGACCTATACCCATCTTACAACGGATGAACTTGTAATGATAGAGTCTTATTTCAAAATAAATCAATCTGTTGCGAAAACTGCGCATTGCTTGAATCGTTCAAGACAAACGATCCATAAAGTATACCTGTTCTTCAAGCAAGGAAAATCAGCCTTAGAGTACTATCAACAGTATAAGAAAAACAAATCAAACTGTGGTAGACGCCCGCTTGTTTTACCTGAGGAACAATCAGAATATATTCAAAGAAAGGTTGTTCAAGGATGGACACCCGATGTGATTGTTGGTCGTGCAGCGTTTCCTATTCGTTGTTCTGCTCGTACCATTTATCGTATGTTCAAAAAGGGGCTATTTAATCCTTCTGACTTACCGATGAAAGGCAAGCGTAAACCAAATGGACATCAAGAAAGACGTGGAAAACAAGCTTTCCGTCGCTCTATTCATGAACGTGAAAAAGATTATAGCCAATTCTCAAATGAGTTTGGTCACCTTGAAGGTGACACTATCGTAGGTTTGAAACATAAAAGTGCTGTAATTACCTTAGTTGAACGATTATCAAAAGTTATCATCACATTGAAACCGTGTGGTAGACAAGCGATTGATATTGAAAACAAATTAAATCATTGGTTTGAATCTGTACCGAAAAATCTATTCAAATCCATCACTTTTGATTGTGGAAAGGAATTTTCAAATTGGAAACAGATCAGTAATGCCAATGATATTGCCATTTATTTCGCTGATCCAGGAACGCCGTCTCAAAGAGGCCTAAACGAGAATTCTAACGGATTGTTACGTAGAGATGGTTTATTGAAATCTATGGATTTCAATTCAGTAGATGAATCTTTTATTCAATCTGTCGCATCGAAACGAAATAATATTCCTAGAAAATCACTGAATTATCGAACACCTTTGGAAGTATTTTTGAGTTACGTAAGTATTGATGATTTGTCTAACTTAATTTGACAATTAAGAATATATAAGTTACAGTAGGTATCTTTTCACTAAAAATTCCGTTTTCCTTGCCTGCAACTGAAACTAAAGTATAACCATTAAAAGACTTTCTTTCAGTTTTATAATCATCACCGTAAAACCCTGAAAGTACCAACTCACTTTTAGACAGCAAACTATGATTTTGTTCATCTACGTATATAACTCTAACGTGATCATTAAAAACAACATTTAAAAAATTGTTAACGTGTGTGTTATATGTTTTTGGATCAATTTTTTGAGCTTCTCCATGCCCCGCACCTTCAACAAGAACTAAATCTTTATACCCTTTTGATAAAGCATAAAGACTTTGGGCATTTGAAACTGGTACAACATTGTCATTAGTTCCGTGGATTATTAATTTAGGAATACTCGTTTCACTCATACCAATAGCTGGCAACTCTGCTGTTGTATTAAGGTGTAGTTCTTGATCAAAGTAATTTTCTTTTAATAGTTTCATATACAGATCTTCGTGAGCTTGATCTGGAACCATATCCAGGTCAATAAGAAAAGCAAAATTTGCTAGTAAAGGCGCAACGAGGTTGGTGTAGGTATACCTCAATTGCTTGTCAATAGATTGAAAGCCACAATTTTCAATAATTCCTTTGACATTTTTAGGAATAGGTTTTGCTAATGTTGACATCATTGTCGCAGCTCCCATGGAACCTCCATATAACAAGATTCCTTGTTGTGGTTTATCCGAAATTTCTTGATTAATCCAGTATAAGACATCATCAGATTCATATTGACCATACGTAACATATTCACCATCACTAGCACCTGTGGCCCGAGGATCAACAAAAAGTAAATTGTAACCCGCCTGATAAAAAATATCATACTCTGGCGTAACAACACCATTATCCCAATTCCCACGAAACCCGCCATGGATCACTACTGTTTTATTGGATTTTTGATTAACATAATACGCTTGTAAATGCATCGGTTTTCCCGTTTGATGATCTAAAGCTGAGCCCGTTAAAATACTTGTGTTGGGATAAAAACCTGTGTATTCTGCTGGTGTTGTCCCATCATTATTTGCCATCAAGGACATAAAATGACTATTTTTAGCAAAGGCAATGTCATACAATATATATGTTGACATTAATTGTTTAATGGTTAATTCCTCTATTTCAAATTGACTTTTTGCTTTATCTAATTGATCACGATACAAATTGAAAAAAAGACTAACGAAATCTCCACCACCTGATTCTTCAAACGCCTCATCTAATTTTGTCCCAAAATAATTTAAATATAATTTAGCTTTAAAATTCGTCCCTTTTCCAATAGCAGCAAGAATCTCAGAATCATCATTAGTATTATCGTCTGATAAAGTTGCATCGTTTACTTCATCATTACTTTCTTCAGTAGAATCAAGCGTACTAGTACTACTTTGTCTTGAATCAGTCTGACTTGAGTCGTTTTCTTCACTGGAACTCGTTTTCTCATTTGTAGATGCCTCTGTTTCTACTACTTCAGTAGAAGATGAAACGCTACTATTAGACTGGTCAGTTTCTACTGTCATTGCGTTTACGAAAATGGAACGAAAAGGGACGCTAAAAAGTATTATTGTAGCAACGAAGAGCATAGTACGTGATTTATTCATCATTTTTTCTCCCTTGATTGACTTCAATTAATTTGCTTATAATTGTCTCTTGTAAAATATAAAATTTTTCATCACTTAAATTGAATACACTTGAATCTGTTTCGTGACTGTTCATCATCCACTTGCTTGGACTTTTTTTCTCTAAAAACGCTGAAACTATTTTCTCGGCTATCTGCTCATCATAATTTTCCAGTTCTTTTAGTAACCAATAGTCTTCTATCCCTCTTTTTAATTGCTTATATCGTAATGACAGTAAAATATTTCCATTATATCCCGGATAAACCAAACAATTATCTCCTATGGGTAATGCAGCTGTGTTATAACGAATATCCGTTCTAGCATGGATTGGCCAACAATTAAATGCCCACCGGAGTAACCCATTTGTTTTTAAATAATAAGCCAATAGCCCTTGTACCCGTGCTTCAAGTAATGGGCTGTGCAAAAAAGTATTTGGTTTTGTTGGATAATTACAAATATAGTATTGCGTTTTCTCAGAAAATTTTTCCGATAATTCTTTATAGTGCTTAGTAGTACAGTAAAAAGACGTTACCGGATAGTCCACATCTTGAATTAAAGCTTCTAATACAGGTTCTTTATCAAATGCTACTTTTATTTTTATAGATGGTTCAATTTCCTTTAAGGCTTTTAAAGAACTTTGAAATTTATCAACTTCATTAAATTTTGGTTCATCAGCATTGAAATACGTTTTATCCCATAATCCAAGTTCAACCATATGATCTACCAATAATCGAAAATATGTTTGAAAATCTTCTTTATCCTTAATGAATTTCATCTTACTAGATTCTTCGTCAAAATATCGTAGAACCAGTTTTTCTGGATGTTCCATATCGTTATTCAACGGAAAAAACGGTGGTGTCCACACACCTAGTAATCCAAAAATATTTATCTCCCAGTCTATTCCATATTTGAAAAAGGTATTAAGATAGCGATCAAGTAGTGAAAAATCACAAATGATTTCACCGTTTTTATTTCTTTTTATGGGAACAATTGAATATTCATATAGATTGGCTGGAAAATCTTTTACAATATAGTTAAACCAGCCTTTCCAGGGAATTTCACCTGCAATGATTGTTACTGACTTTTGACCGATACCCGCTAAAATTTTTGCCATTTGGTCTATCAATTTAAAATGTTCATCTCCAAAAAGAGGAACCTTAAATGTTCTTGCCAAATTAGAAGGCTGTTGCCATATATCCAGTTTGAAATTGTCTTTTATATTTTTGGGAAACTTAAAATCTGAAATAGCAAGATCAATCTGTTTTCGAGCTATCAATCGATCATCTTGATTAATAAATGATTGAAACACCAAAATTTCTATAGAATAATTTTTTTTAGAAATTGTTTCATCTATTGGGATTTCTACATAAATTGGTGCATAGCGATCTCCATCACATGTATATGATTTTTCTTCTATTAACTTATCCGCATAAGCGATATTATCTTTTGCTAAATAGTATTCCACAAACTGAGCCTGATAATTCAATTGTGTATTAATTGCAATTCGATACATTGGTGTTTCAATCTCATCTGGAATAGAAAATTGTTCGTTCAACAGATAATGATTTTTTTGACCATTGTGTAGTAAAATTTGAAAAGCCACTGTTTGATTGTAGGCAGCTTCAATTTTTTCCATTTGTTCAGGTATTCCTTGTAACAACTTGGTGGATGCTTTATAACTTTCGGATACAATTAGACACTCCATTTATTTTCACCCTATTTCATTTTTTCCTTGAATTAACGCTGTTAATCGTTTTATTTTATCATTCGTAAATTCTTCTGGAGCAAAATGATGCAGTTGTTGTAAAGTATATTTGCGAACGATTTTGTAATAACTCTTATTTTGTATTTTAGGAAATAACTCCAAAACTTTCTGACGTCTTCTGTCATCACTTATGATTTCTTGAACACAACTTTCTATCATACTTTTTTTACAACTATTTGTTGTTGCTTTATGGCTCCAATTCAAGTTCATCCACTCACAAGATAAATTTAGCCAATGAGAAAATCGCGAGTCAATCATCTTAGGATTATCCCCAGTCAACGAATTCGCTAAGGACAAACCATGTAGCCCTTTTTGATAGATATGACTCTCAAAGGGAATATCATTTTCTTCTAAAGCCTTTAAATAGTACAAAGAATTTTCAATAGGAACAACGTTATCTTCAAAAGTTGAAAAAAGGAAAGTTGGTGGCGTATCCTTTGAGACGCACTGGTCTAAAGAAGGTGCACTAATCTTCATTACTTCTGCAAAAGAAGATAAAATTGCTGGATATCCTAAAATACAAAGAGTAGGCTTTTTCTTTAATAAAGTACACATTGCTGCGGCAAGATGCCCTCCTGCAGAAAAACCAATGATAGCAATTTTATCGTGGGAAACGTTGAATTTTTCATCAATTTGCTCTATGACATCTAAGGCTTTCTTGCCATCTTGTAATGATTTTTCGAAGTCCCGATATTTTCCAACATGGTAACGTAATACACCAGCATGAAAACCTTGTACCACATAAGATAATGCAATAGGTTCAGCCTCTCTATCACTACAATAACTATATCCCCCGCCTGGAATTACTAGAATAAATGGTTTTTTTCTCAGTTCATTTTCAGCACATAAGTCGTTAAGATAAAGTGTAATTCCCGAATTTGCTTCCTCATCGAAAATTACTTCTTTTTTGTATACCATATTCAATCGCAACCTTCTTTGTTAGTATAAAAAACATCCCTTGATTCTGATTTTTCTTTACAAATTTCTATATATTGCTATGATCTCTTTTGCTAAATCTGTAAATGCAATCGCAGTCATTAAATGATCCTGACTATGAACGGCTAATAATGTGAGATTTTTATGATCCCCTTTAGCTTCATCTATT
The genomic region above belongs to Enterococcus saigonensis and contains:
- a CDS encoding alpha/beta hydrolase — protein: MVYKKEVIFDEEANSGITLYLNDLCAENELRKKPFILVIPGGGYSYCSDREAEPIALSYVVQGFHAGVLRYHVGKYRDFEKSLQDGKKALDVIEQIDEKFNVSHDKIAIIGFSAGGHLAAAMCTLLKKKPTLCILGYPAILSSFAEVMKISAPSLDQCVSKDTPPTFLFSTFEDNVVPIENSLYYLKALEENDIPFESHIYQKGLHGLSLANSLTGDNPKMIDSRFSHWLNLSCEWMNLNWSHKATTNSCKKSMIESCVQEIISDDRRRQKVLELFPKIQNKSYYKIVRKYTLQQLHHFAPEEFTNDKIKRLTALIQGKNEIG
- a CDS encoding IS30 family transposase, which produces MTYTHLTTDELVMIESYFKINQSVAKTAHCLNRSRQTIHKVYLFFKQGKSALEYYQQYKKNKSNCGRRPLVLPEEQSEYIQRKVVQGWTPDVIVGRAAFPIRCSARTIYRMFKKGLFNPSDLPMKGKRKPNGHQERRGKQAFRRSIHEREKDYSQFSNEFGHLEGDTIVGLKHKSAVITLVERLSKVIITLKPCGRQAIDIENKLNHWFESVPKNLFKSITFDCGKEFSNWKQISNANDIAIYFADPGTPSQRGLNENSNGLLRRDGLLKSMDFNSVDESFIQSVASKRNNIPRKSLNYRTPLEVFLSYVSIDDLSNLI
- a CDS encoding DUF4091 domain-containing protein, with the translated sequence MECLIVSESYKASTKLLQGIPEQMEKIEAAYNQTVAFQILLHNGQKNHYLLNEQFSIPDEIETPMYRIAINTQLNYQAQFVEYYLAKDNIAYADKLIEEKSYTCDGDRYAPIYVEIPIDETISKKNYSIEILVFQSFINQDDRLIARKQIDLAISDFKFPKNIKDNFKLDIWQQPSNLARTFKVPLFGDEHFKLIDQMAKILAGIGQKSVTIIAGEIPWKGWFNYIVKDFPANLYEYSIVPIKRNKNGEIICDFSLLDRYLNTFFKYGIDWEINIFGLLGVWTPPFFPLNNDMEHPEKLVLRYFDEESSKMKFIKDKEDFQTYFRLLVDHMVELGLWDKTYFNADEPKFNEVDKFQSSLKALKEIEPSIKIKVAFDKEPVLEALIQDVDYPVTSFYCTTKHYKELSEKFSEKTQYYICNYPTKPNTFLHSPLLEARVQGLLAYYLKTNGLLRWAFNCWPIHARTDIRYNTAALPIGDNCLVYPGYNGNILLSLRYKQLKRGIEDYWLLKELENYDEQIAEKIVSAFLEKKSPSKWMMNSHETDSSVFNLSDEKFYILQETIISKLIEVNQGRKNDE
- a CDS encoding alpha/beta fold hydrolase translates to MNKSRTMLFVATIILFSVPFRSIFVNAMTVETDQSNSSVSSSTEVVETEASTNEKTSSSEENDSSQTDSRQSSTSTLDSTEESNDEVNDATLSDDNTNDDSEILAAIGKGTNFKAKLYLNYFGTKLDEAFEESGGGDFVSLFFNLYRDQLDKAKSQFEIEELTIKQLMSTYILYDIAFAKNSHFMSLMANNDGTTPAEYTGFYPNTSILTGSALDHQTGKPMHLQAYYVNQKSNKTVVIHGGFRGNWDNGVVTPEYDIFYQAGYNLLFVDPRATGASDGEYVTYGQYESDDVLYWINQEISDKPQQGILLYGGSMGAATMMSTLAKPIPKNVKGIIENCGFQSIDKQLRYTYTNLVAPLLANFAFLIDLDMVPDQAHEDLYMKLLKENYFDQELHLNTTAELPAIGMSETSIPKLIIHGTNDNVVPVSNAQSLYALSKGYKDLVLVEGAGHGEAQKIDPKTYNTHVNNFLNVVFNDHVRVIYVDEQNHSLLSKSELVLSGFYGDDYKTERKSFNGYTLVSVAGKENGIFSEKIPTVTYIFLIVKLS